From Agromyces sp. SYSU T00194, a single genomic window includes:
- a CDS encoding HAD-IIA family hydrolase — protein MGRRDEVECWLTDMDGVLVHEDHALPGAAELLQQWRDTGTPFLVLTNNSIFTARDLSARLKRSGLEVPEESIWTSALATADFLKQQQPGGTAFVIGEAGILTALHEAGYIMTESDPDFVVVGETRNYSFDAITKAIRFIGKGSRFIVTNPDATGPSADGPLPATGAIAAMITKATGREPYVVGKPNPMMFRSALNKIGAHSENTAMIGDRMDTDIVAGIEAGLHTILVMTGISDAGEIEKYPFRPSEVIEGVHELVASGPIETEL, from the coding sequence ATGGGACGACGTGACGAGGTCGAGTGCTGGCTGACCGACATGGACGGCGTGCTCGTGCACGAGGACCACGCCCTCCCGGGCGCGGCCGAGCTGCTGCAGCAGTGGCGTGACACCGGCACCCCGTTCCTGGTGCTGACGAACAACTCGATCTTCACCGCGCGCGACCTGTCGGCGCGGCTGAAGCGCTCGGGACTCGAGGTGCCCGAGGAGTCGATCTGGACCTCGGCGCTCGCGACCGCCGACTTCCTGAAGCAGCAGCAGCCGGGCGGCACCGCGTTCGTGATCGGCGAGGCGGGCATCCTCACCGCACTGCACGAGGCCGGCTACATCATGACCGAGTCCGACCCCGACTTCGTGGTCGTCGGCGAGACGCGCAACTACTCGTTCGACGCGATCACCAAGGCCATCCGGTTCATCGGGAAGGGCTCGCGGTTCATCGTGACGAACCCGGATGCCACGGGGCCGAGCGCCGACGGGCCGCTGCCGGCGACCGGGGCGATCGCCGCGATGATCACCAAGGCGACCGGGCGCGAGCCCTACGTGGTCGGCAAGCCGAACCCGATGATGTTCCGGTCGGCGCTCAACAAGATCGGCGCGCACTCGGAGAACACCGCGATGATCGGCGACCGCATGGACACCGACATCGTCGCGGGCATCGAGGCGGGGCTGCACACGATCCTCGTGATGACCGGCATCAGCGACGCCGGCGAGATCGAGAAGTACCCGTTCCGCCCGTCGGAGGTCATCGAGGGCGTGCACGAGCTCGTGGCATCCGGCCCCATCGAGACCGAGCTGTAG
- a CDS encoding nucleoside hydrolase: protein MTDPIPLILDCDPGHDDVFALWLAAASPAVDLRAVTTVGGNVPLEFTSMNARIACTVAGVHEVPVAAGASGPLVKVLQTAEWIHGANGLGGPELPEPTVPLDERDATALMAAVVAEASEPVAIVATGPLTNVAAFLRDRPDLVDRVREVVWMGGSTERGNVTPYAEFNAWVDPEAVAIVLDSGVRFTMVGLNTTHRALVTSEVQARIATVGNRTAAFADELLDFFCRTNAEVFGLPDGPLHDPVAVAVLTDPGCVSTVHTRLDVELVGVETSGATVVDFDGMLAREPNAHVAVDLDVPRFWNGVVDAVARLA from the coding sequence GTGACCGATCCGATCCCGCTCATCCTCGACTGCGACCCGGGTCACGACGACGTCTTCGCGCTCTGGCTCGCGGCGGCGAGCCCGGCGGTCGACCTGCGCGCCGTCACGACCGTCGGCGGCAACGTGCCGCTCGAGTTCACGTCGATGAACGCGCGCATCGCCTGCACGGTCGCCGGCGTCCACGAGGTGCCGGTGGCGGCAGGGGCATCCGGCCCGCTCGTGAAGGTGCTGCAGACGGCCGAGTGGATCCACGGGGCGAACGGGCTGGGCGGCCCCGAACTGCCCGAGCCGACGGTGCCGCTCGACGAGCGCGACGCGACGGCGCTGATGGCCGCCGTGGTGGCCGAGGCATCGGAGCCCGTCGCGATCGTCGCGACCGGCCCGCTCACGAACGTCGCCGCGTTCCTGCGCGACCGGCCCGACCTCGTCGACCGCGTGCGCGAGGTGGTCTGGATGGGCGGCTCGACCGAGCGCGGCAACGTCACGCCCTACGCCGAGTTCAACGCGTGGGTCGACCCCGAGGCGGTCGCGATCGTGCTCGACAGCGGGGTGCGGTTCACGATGGTCGGGCTGAACACCACCCACCGCGCCCTCGTGACGAGCGAGGTGCAGGCGCGCATCGCGACGGTCGGCAACCGCACCGCGGCGTTCGCCGACGAGCTGCTCGACTTCTTCTGCCGCACCAACGCCGAGGTGTTCGGGCTGCCCGACGGGCCGTTGCACGACCCGGTCGCGGTCGCGGTGCTCACCGACCCGGGGTGCGTCTCCACCGTGCACACGCGGCTCGACGTGGAACTCGTCGGCGTCGAGACGAGCGGCGCGACCGTGGTCGACTTCGACGGCATGCTCGCACGCGAGCCGAACGCGCACGTGGCGGTCGACCTCGACGTGCCGCGCTTCTGGAACGGCGTGGTCGACGCGGTCGCCCGCCTGGCGTAG
- a CDS encoding SulP family inorganic anion transporter, whose amino-acid sequence MTSSIATVDRAAERERYRPRPSVLEALRSPRILTKEVLAGLVVALALIPEAISFSIIAGVDPRVGLFSSFVMAVSIAFLGGRPAMITAATGAVALVIAPVARDYGMEYFIATVILAGVFQLVLGGLGVAKLMRFIPRSVMVGFVNSLAILIFMAQLPHLIGVPALVYPLVAAGIIIIVLLPRLTKIVPAPLVAIVVITGIVLAMGWSVPNVADQGELPTSLPELFIPNVPLTWETFTIIAPFALAMALVGLLESLMTAKLVDDITDTHSRKTRESLGQGAANILSGLFGGMGGCAMIGQTMINVKVSGARTRISTFLAGVFLLILVVALGDIVGLIPMAALVAVMVMVSVATFDWHSIAPSTLRRMPLSENLVMLSTVVIVVVTHNLAIGVIIGVVIAMVLFARRVAHFTSVARRVSEDDEGEVVHYTVTGELFFASSNDLTTQFEYADDPARVVIDLSSSHIWDASTVAAIDAIVTKYEAHGASVDLTGLNDASVKMRERLTGRLGAGH is encoded by the coding sequence ATGACCTCCAGCATCGCCACCGTCGACCGCGCCGCCGAACGCGAGCGCTACCGCCCGCGCCCCTCCGTGCTCGAGGCGCTGCGGTCGCCGCGCATCCTCACCAAGGAGGTGCTCGCGGGCCTCGTCGTGGCGCTCGCGCTCATCCCCGAGGCCATCTCGTTCTCGATCATCGCGGGCGTCGACCCGCGCGTCGGGCTCTTCTCGTCGTTCGTGATGGCCGTGTCGATCGCGTTCCTCGGCGGCCGCCCGGCGATGATCACCGCCGCCACCGGCGCGGTCGCGCTCGTGATCGCACCGGTCGCCCGCGACTACGGCATGGAGTACTTCATCGCCACGGTCATCCTCGCGGGTGTCTTCCAGCTCGTGCTGGGGGGCCTCGGCGTCGCCAAGCTCATGCGGTTCATCCCCCGCAGCGTGATGGTCGGGTTCGTGAACTCGCTCGCCATCCTCATCTTCATGGCGCAGCTGCCGCACCTCATCGGCGTGCCGGCGCTCGTCTACCCGCTGGTCGCCGCGGGCATCATCATCATCGTGCTGCTGCCGCGCCTGACGAAGATCGTGCCGGCACCGCTCGTCGCGATCGTCGTCATCACCGGCATCGTGCTGGCCATGGGCTGGTCGGTGCCGAACGTGGCCGACCAGGGCGAGCTGCCGACGAGCCTGCCCGAGCTGTTCATCCCGAACGTGCCGCTGACGTGGGAGACCTTCACGATCATCGCCCCGTTCGCGCTCGCGATGGCGCTCGTCGGCCTGCTCGAGTCGCTCATGACCGCGAAGCTCGTCGACGACATCACCGACACCCACTCGCGCAAGACCCGCGAGTCGCTCGGCCAGGGCGCCGCGAACATCCTCTCGGGCCTGTTCGGCGGCATGGGCGGCTGCGCCATGATCGGCCAGACCATGATCAACGTGAAGGTCTCGGGCGCGCGCACCCGCATCTCGACGTTCCTCGCGGGCGTGTTCCTGCTGATCCTCGTGGTCGCGCTGGGCGACATCGTCGGGCTCATCCCGATGGCCGCGCTCGTGGCCGTGATGGTCATGGTCTCGGTGGCGACCTTCGACTGGCACTCGATCGCTCCGTCGACCCTGCGGCGGATGCCCCTGAGCGAGAACCTCGTCATGCTCTCGACCGTCGTGATCGTCGTCGTCACGCACAACCTCGCGATCGGCGTCATCATCGGCGTCGTGATCGCCATGGTGCTGTTCGCCCGCCGCGTGGCGCACTTCACCTCCGTGGCCCGGAGGGTCTCGGAGGACGACGAGGGCGAGGTCGTGCACTACACGGTGACCGGCGAGCTGTTCTTCGCCTCGTCGAACGACCTGACCACCCAGTTCGAGTACGCCGACGACCCGGCGCGCGTCGTCATCGACCTGTCGTCGTCGCACATCTGGGACGCCTCCACGGTCGCCGCGATCGACGCCATCGTCACGAAGTACGAGGCGCACGGGGCATCCGTCGACCTCACCGGGCTGAACGATGCGAGCGTCAAGATGCGCGAGCGCCTCACCGGGCGCCTCGGCGCCGGGCACTAG
- a CDS encoding septum formation family protein, translating into MAAGKDRDEGDVAGGTDWLMGQLGGDEPDEAAAPEAAAPGAVGADAAESAAEPEEPPAEEPRARIDWEPPPPPAAPEVDDWFSVAERPAKRATSEAPDASPEAPGDQAPAEPSAAQPEESADTPAEPAAGAQPPPVPPMPPVPPAPPVAPPADAVSTADPGPAAPVPPDATSGAPTAADDGLVWSIFDREPTASESAPSDAEAAVVAGESAPADPQADPARAVGERGFFWNLEPDPSASDPRAAARRGSRKRAEAEADAAPEPEPMPEPTTEPAPPESAPAPAAEADAQDSSGSSTAWIAGSAFGAAAAASASGAARPGPPPGESEGIWHLLGAGGTPPAERAPESGGAFDMHDPFDLRDPFATPPAVDPGPAPTGHDGFSADPFGQAFGGTPLPHAGEHDDPFAELFGTLGAPEPEPTHTWDRAEFADDTAHLPGIAQIGMPPTAAEEENATRLLPFAGLGIAASAPATAVLPRAEADPGAAAVPPSEGGPVPGAPRAAGSGGGGRANRTLLWIAGGLVAAIALVGLFFLGTRLGDVVVTAATPTPTPTATPTPTPTIIPAPAQAQAPGTHDWDTLFGTECIDPFSSPWAEEFTVVDCANPHAAQLVYRGTLGEIDTPFPGEAELAASMAERCTRAGIIDLSTVAGMEDLQVQASFPVTEEQWTAGQRAYYCFASRSGGEPLTGSIAGPGPS; encoded by the coding sequence ATGGCAGCCGGCAAGGACCGCGACGAGGGGGACGTCGCCGGGGGCACCGACTGGCTGATGGGCCAGCTCGGCGGCGACGAGCCCGACGAGGCCGCTGCGCCCGAGGCCGCTGCGCCCGGGGCCGTGGGGGCGGATGCCGCCGAGTCGGCCGCCGAGCCCGAGGAACCACCCGCCGAGGAGCCGCGCGCACGCATCGACTGGGAGCCGCCGCCCCCGCCGGCCGCCCCGGAGGTGGACGACTGGTTCTCGGTGGCCGAGCGGCCTGCGAAGCGGGCGACGAGCGAGGCACCGGACGCCTCGCCCGAGGCGCCCGGCGACCAGGCGCCCGCCGAGCCGTCGGCGGCGCAGCCGGAGGAGTCCGCCGACACCCCGGCGGAGCCCGCCGCCGGAGCGCAGCCCCCGCCCGTGCCGCCGATGCCGCCGGTTCCGCCCGCGCCGCCCGTGGCCCCGCCGGCGGACGCAGTGTCGACGGCCGACCCCGGCCCCGCCGCACCCGTTCCGCCTGACGCGACATCCGGCGCCCCGACCGCCGCCGACGACGGACTCGTCTGGTCGATCTTCGACCGTGAGCCCACGGCATCCGAGTCCGCGCCGAGCGACGCCGAGGCAGCCGTGGTCGCGGGCGAGTCCGCACCTGCGGACCCGCAGGCCGATCCCGCACGTGCGGTCGGCGAGCGCGGCTTCTTCTGGAACCTCGAGCCCGACCCGAGCGCGTCGGACCCGCGTGCCGCCGCGCGCCGCGGCTCGCGGAAGCGGGCCGAGGCGGAGGCCGATGCTGCGCCCGAGCCGGAGCCGATGCCGGAGCCGACGACCGAGCCGGCTCCACCGGAGTCGGCGCCCGCTCCCGCGGCGGAGGCGGACGCGCAGGACTCGAGCGGGTCGTCTACCGCCTGGATCGCGGGCAGCGCCTTCGGCGCCGCAGCGGCCGCGTCGGCGTCCGGCGCGGCCCGCCCGGGCCCGCCCCCCGGCGAGTCGGAGGGGATCTGGCACCTCCTCGGCGCCGGGGGCACGCCGCCCGCCGAGCGTGCGCCCGAATCGGGCGGCGCGTTCGACATGCACGACCCGTTCGACCTGCGCGATCCCTTCGCGACGCCGCCCGCCGTCGACCCGGGCCCCGCGCCGACCGGCCACGACGGCTTCAGCGCCGACCCGTTCGGCCAGGCCTTCGGCGGCACGCCGCTGCCGCACGCGGGCGAGCACGACGATCCGTTCGCCGAGCTGTTCGGAACCCTCGGTGCGCCCGAGCCGGAGCCGACGCACACCTGGGACCGCGCGGAGTTCGCCGACGACACCGCGCACCTGCCCGGCATCGCCCAGATCGGCATGCCGCCGACCGCGGCCGAGGAGGAGAACGCGACGCGGCTGCTGCCGTTCGCGGGCCTCGGCATCGCCGCGAGCGCGCCGGCGACCGCGGTCCTGCCCCGTGCCGAGGCCGACCCCGGTGCCGCAGCGGTGCCGCCGTCCGAGGGCGGACCCGTGCCGGGTGCACCTCGTGCCGCGGGGTCCGGCGGCGGAGGCCGCGCCAACCGCACGCTGCTCTGGATCGCGGGCGGCCTCGTCGCCGCGATCGCCCTCGTCGGCCTCTTCTTCCTCGGCACGCGGCTCGGCGACGTGGTCGTCACCGCGGCGACGCCGACCCCGACGCCCACCGCGACGCCGACCCCGACGCCGACGATCATCCCGGCGCCCGCCCAGGCGCAGGCGCCCGGCACGCACGACTGGGACACCCTGTTCGGCACCGAGTGCATCGACCCGTTCTCCTCGCCGTGGGCGGAGGAGTTCACCGTCGTCGACTGCGCGAACCCGCACGCCGCGCAGCTCGTGTACCGCGGCACGCTCGGCGAGATCGACACCCCGTTCCCGGGCGAGGCCGAGCTGGCCGCGAGCATGGCCGAGCGCTGCACGCGGGCGGGCATCATCGACCTGTCGACGGTCGCGGGCATGGAGGACCTGCAGGTGCAGGCGTCGTTCCCCGTGACCGAGGAGCAGTGGACCGCGGGCCAGCGCGCCTACTACTGCTTCGCGAGCCGGTCGGGCGGCGAGCCGCTCACCGGCAGCATCGCGGGCCCCGGTCCGAGCTGA
- the pyrE gene encoding orotate phosphoribosyltransferase, whose translation MTDARQQLIDFITAEAVFHGDFTLTSGKKASYYVDLRKVSLDHRVAPLIGQVMLDLIADIPDVVAVGGMTMGADPIAAAVLHQGAARGASYDAFVVRKEPKDHGRGRQVEGPDLEGKRVIVLEDTSTTGGSPLKAIEALEKVGAEIAAVAVVVDRGTEAREVIEGAGYPYRYAIGLDDLGLA comes from the coding sequence GTGACCGACGCACGCCAGCAGCTCATCGACTTCATCACGGCCGAGGCCGTGTTCCACGGCGACTTCACGCTCACCAGCGGCAAGAAGGCGTCGTACTACGTCGACCTGCGCAAGGTGAGCCTCGACCACCGCGTCGCGCCGCTCATCGGCCAGGTCATGCTCGACCTCATCGCCGACATCCCCGACGTCGTCGCCGTCGGCGGCATGACCATGGGCGCCGACCCGATCGCCGCCGCCGTGCTGCACCAGGGCGCCGCCCGCGGTGCGAGCTACGACGCGTTCGTCGTGCGCAAGGAGCCGAAGGACCACGGCCGCGGCCGCCAGGTGGAGGGCCCCGACCTCGAGGGCAAGCGCGTCATCGTGCTCGAGGACACCTCGACCACCGGCGGCTCGCCGCTGAAGGCCATCGAGGCGCTCGAGAAGGTCGGCGCCGAGATCGCCGCCGTCGCGGTCGTCGTCGACCGAGGCACCGAGGCGCGCGAGGTCATCGAGGGTGCCGGTTACCCCTACCGCTACGCGATCGGACTCGACGACCTGGGGCTCGCCTGA